The Brassica napus cultivar Da-Ae chromosome C1, Da-Ae, whole genome shotgun sequence DNA segment AATTATTATCAAGAAACAAGAGAAGGCATATATATTAACTCTACACTTAACTGAAGTGGCATGTATTCGACAAtgactatattttatttttgaaagttaTGTTCCGTGTGAGTCAAGTAATAGTCTTTGCTTGCATCACTCATCCAAGAAATATACTCTTTACCAAAATCCAGAGCCGTGCTTACAGTGTTAGTAAAAAGGCACCGGCCCCAGGCCTCAcataatttatcaaaatttggGCCCCAAAACTCCAAAATTTCGCTTGGTTTTAtagttcaaaaataaatttatttatgttttttatctGATTTCAAAACCAAATATCAACGAGAAAATATGCTTTTATTTccttcattttatatatttaattttgtctATTCAAGTTTAAAGACCACAACTATCCCtttttatcaaatttgtttCAGCACAATCTTCTTACACTcacattttataattattttttttcatattttgtggTGTGAATATTAATGGTTAACATGATGTAGTTTCATTTTTATaagatatatgaaaatatatatttttagtatttctACTAAATGAGTATGGTTTTCTGAATTTGTTAAAGGAGTTggaaaataatttcatatatatatatatatatatatatatatatatatataatattctgcACAAAAACTCACAAATCAAAATTCTTTAAAcactatcatttttattttagacattttattatcttatatcatttaaaattatatctactattataaaaaaggtaattctcctaaatagaccattttcaagttttgatcaaaaaaatagaccacaaagaggaaaatgaccaaaatgtttcatttaataggtaaaaggaCCCTaataccctatatatatatatatatataaataaaaaaataaaaataataaaaataaaataaaaaaataaaaataaaaaataaaaaatataagtttttttatagttttagattataagttttcaaattcgaactttttttataattttttttataaattttttttttcgaaatttttttataatttttttttataaattttttttttcgaaatttttttatttttttttcaaattttctttttgtaattcgaaaatacttttgaaactatttttaaattttttattttcaaaattttaatatttattttttattttataaaattttaaatctcaatctcaaatctccacccctcaattctaaaccctaaggtttgaattagttaaccctagggtataagtgtatatttacctctttaatgaaacattttggtcattttgattatTAGGtgctatatttgtgacataattttttttaatgctatCCTACGGTATTttccttataaaaatatataatatatatataaatatagttagATTAAAATTTgccttagagcatgattatccgtAAAAATTTTAGagggtttcttaatttttttttgtttgattaaaaaaaaaaaattaaaaaatcaccaATCGCGGATCGCAACGTGTCAGACCCACTTAACTCGATACTTATCTGACGCCTTTTGTGATCGGTTTTTGCTATTTATGTGGGCCCCATAAACTTAGAAACTCCATTATCACCTGCGATAGTTGTGCACGGCACTGCCAAAAACTATACAAACATGGAAATGATAAGAAAATTATTGGGGTTCATTACCTTAAGAGGCAAAACTAATCCCAAAGTTGATCGTGGATTTATGAATCAACAGAGTAAAACCAATTGTTTTGAAATCTCAGTGTAATCCACAAAAATGTGACATATTTCCagtaacaatatatatatatatatatatatatatatatatatatataaaatcttacAATCGCTAACTTTGTATCATATAGTAGCAATTTTAAATGCACAAACAAATATTGACGTCTTATGAATCTCATCAAGAGAAGACATTAAAAGCTTGACCCGTTCTAGCAACCTTAATGAAGACATCTTCAAGAGTTGTGTCTGCGAGTCCCCAAGCAAAGACGGTAAAATTGCTCTTAGCCTTCTCAACCGCCTGAAACACCTCTGAGATCCGAACCTCTTCCTTTGGGAGCTCAAACTTCTGGGTCCCTGCGATGTGATATATCTTCTTGGCATTTGGGGAGACATCTTGAATCAGCCTTTCCACGTTTCCCTCGTGTTCTGAAGAGGTTGTCATTGTAAACACATAAGATCCACCATACCTTCCTTTCAGCTCTTTTGGGTTGCCAATGCATTGCAGGCTTCCGTCTACGAATATCCCTAgacggtcacaaagaaattcTGCTTCTTCCATTGAGTGAGTTGTAAGGATGATGGCAGTGTTTTGCTTTGCACGCTTGATGACTGTCCATAGGTTCTTTCTTGAGGCTGGATCAAGTCCTGTGCTTGGCTCATCCATGTAAacaacctgaaaaaaaaaaggagtttgTTAAGATTCATAGACCTCAACTCTCTGGCCTATTATGAAGTGTGCAGTCCACAGACATGTTCTTTATTGGGCATGGATAACTTTTTTATCATTGTCCATTATAGACCGACCAATTATAGcccaacataaaaaaatggtttGTCTGGAAAAGTTCAATTGGCCGTTGGACGGATTATTTGACAGCTCTAGCTCTAGGTATACTTCTTCTAACGCTTCAGTCAGAAAATAATCAGACAATAGTGTACCTTAGGGTTTCCGATAAGTGAAATGGCAACACTCAGCCGCCTTTTCATACCTCCGCTGTATTTCCCAGCAGGTTTATCAGCAACTCCTCCGTGGAAAAGGTTGACACTCTTAAGAGACTCTTCCACAGCCTAATGAAAGGAAAATAAGGATCAGAGATCGATTGATGATCCCAGAATTTGAGATTTTAATAACTTTTGTAGTAACGCAGAGTCTAGACAAGTAAGATTGATAACATACTTGGATGAGGTCAGAGCCTTTGAGATTCTTAAGTCTTCCATAAAACAGCAGATGCTCTCTTCCTGTCAGCGTTTCCCAGAGTAAACTGATACACAGCAGACAATAAGGGAACAAGACAACAACTATACTCTCTATGTGCTCTTTTGCCATTTTTTTGGGAAGAACAAATTGAATGgaaggctttttttttttttggtaaaagatgAAATGGAAGTAAAGAGTTCAATTACTCGTGCTGCGGGCAGACGCCCATGCTGGTGTATACTCTGTCCATATCATTGCATATATCCAAACCTCGAACAAGCCCTGTTCCGGATGTTGGTTTCAGGAGCCCAGTCATCTGGTTAGGAAAAGACAGTACATATTACTATAGTTACACGATATATAATCTATCACACACTTTATGATATTATAAGCTAAATCACAAAAGATTTTGCCCATTTTGGTACTAACCATATTGATGAAAGATGTTTTGCCAGCACCATTAGGTCCCAACATGCCAAAGCATTCTCCTGAAGGAACAGCGAGGGATAACCCACTGACAGTCAACTTCGGCGGGTTCCCATCCCTACCTGGATACACCTTCTTCAGGTTGTCACAAACAATCGCATGGCTTGTGCTCGGCTCAAGCATCAACTGCTCGACCTTTTCTATCTGATTTAAACAATTGTTTCTCTATGTCAGAGCCTGAATAATCAAGAAACATGCAATATATGGTGAATCCATTTAACATACCTCCTGAGTAACATCTGTTTTTTCCATCTCAACTACGACCTTGGAGCCTTGCCTCTGCAAACTAGGCCTTCGCAGAGAAGGAGATTTATTGATAGGACTTTTCAAGAAGAACAAAGGGCCTTTTCCGGATGAAGACATCTTATCGATATAGTATGCTGCAGTGAGTGCGAGAAACCACTCAACGATAATGATGAGAAAAACATGATCCATTGCACTATCACTGAAATCTTTCCACTTCATCCCATCTGCCCCTCTCAGGTTTCCTTGGAAAGAAAATTCTCCAAATTCATACAGTCCACGATATAAAGAGAAGGCAGGAAACAACTCCAGGACAATAATCCAGCCTCCTGGAAAAGTAAGGATGAGAAGCAATCGTTTTCAACTGTGAGATAAGCGCATAAACGAGTGTTGCAAATAACGTGCTTGTACGTTAATCTTAATAACTTACTCGAAAACGATGGGTCTTCAATCAGAAACTCGAGTAGAAACTCCCCCACAAGTCCAGATAAAAACACGTATATGTAAGAAGCAACTACACGTTAGACATAAGAGTATGCACATTAATTCCTTTAGCCCCTGACATGTTCGTGAACAAATTCAAGAACTACGGTTTTTGTACCTGTTAATGTCTTGACCTttgaaaatattgatgaaaCTAGAAAGCAAAGGGCAATTTGCAGGTTTACATAAAGGAAATAGAAAGTGAACTGGATACTGTAGTCATTAAGCCGAAAGAACTTGAGCCCTGCAAGGAACCAGAAACTATCATAGCCTATAGAGTGGGAAATTTTCTGTAGAAAGCAAACTCATAAACCATTACCTATTGCTGACCCGTATATCATTAGGCATATAACGTATAACGTGGACATGGCGAGAAAATAGGCGTACGAAATCATCCAATAAGGACCATCTCCTAGCCCATGCATTTTCATTATGATTCTAAGACGCTCCTGTTTCTCATACACCAATGACGACAAGATCACCTGCATACATAATGGCTCTAAGTCTTCAAGTGCATATCTTATGATGGAGGGTGGGTGTTGGGGGTATATTCAGGTTTCGGAGATTAGAGATTTAAGTCTTTTTcaagtatttataaattttgattcagatttgatTCTGCTTTTTGAGTTGGATATCCGTTTAAATTATGCAAAtgaattcaaaaattcaaatataccttaaaaccataaaatccaaaaattatgaaattacacgacatataaatttgaataatgtatgacTAGATACATAAATTGACATGAAAATTGGTCAGGTTTGGATATTTGGGTGGAGAATAACTAGGTATTTAGCATATTTTCCATGTTTTAAATAGTTCtaactattttcaaatatttaatttttgatatttttgctatttttaagtattttgaactattttaaatattttagaatatttcgAATATTTTTCTTGATATTATAGatctaaagataatttatatatttaaacatataaatgTAATTCAGATATGTTTGAGTACgcaaaatattttggttcgggttcttcgtataccaaaattttaaacttgTTCAGATAATTTTTTAGTTTCTGCTCGGTACAATGTTTTTGCGTTCGATTCGTATATTTTGTCCAGCCTTAGATAGACTCATGGCAGGTGTTGGGGACAGTAGAATGAATATGTcccccaaaatttaaatgtttaaatgtGTTTGGATCATTTGGCTCCTAAATTTTAAGACTGCCAGGAATAGAAATTTTTGCCCTTTTCAACCTTCTTAAAGCATAATATACATCAGGGTGATTATTCTTGGAAGAAAGCCTACAGTAAGttctctattaaaagaaaacTTACAGGGAACAGAAGAAGAATAACCCATGTGAAGAAAAGAGGGCCAATTAGAGATGCGATGTCTAGACGAAGTCTAGTTTCTACTTTAGGCACTTCTTTGACATATTCGAACAACATCTTTGTTCCAGGGCCTTGCAGTAATTGAAGGAAAGCATTTGACACCTGCAGATTGGCAAAGTGTAAGCACATGGAAAATATCATAGTGAAGATGCAATGATGAAGATCTCTTGAGAACATTGTTATTATTTCTTACCATATTGACTGAGCGGGGAAGTCGAAGCAACGTTGTAGGCGTATTTCTTGAGTTTTCCTTGTATGTTGAATTATAATAGATGTGCACATTGAAGTTGTTCCTATCCGTGTTCAAAAGGTCGTATGCTAAGGAAACAAGAAAACAGACGGGAAGAATCAGAAATCTCATGTGTTTATTAGACATGGTTATTCATAAATAACAGAGAAGCTGAACAACAACCTGCAGCAATCTCATTTGTTTTCCCCTGGGAATTTCCTTTCCGATAACCTTTGAATATCATATCATTGACCTCTCTGGAGTTATTTCGCCAGAGATTCAATCCTTGAGCACATTTCAACTCTGGTTTTAACACAAACCATTAAGTTAGTCGTCCCAAaaaaatgtctccttcgaaGGAAAGTAGTATGTTTAACAAAGGTGGGATATGTATACAGGGGAACCGAGGGTATATGATTAAGAGGTATTTCGGTAACATCTACAGCCAAAGTAAAATGAACATAGTTAACATATCAGTACCATCAACAGTATCGGAAACTTAATACCTTTTTTAAACTTGAGAGGTTCTTCTCCAAATGAGAACGAAAACGCAGCGTTTGAAATGCAACGAGATTGGATATTGTATATGGTAAGATTTAAGGAAATCCCTGGATCAAGATAATTGGTGTCTCCTGCCTCTATCTCTGTACCCTGATAAAATGATCTCCAAAAAGAAAAGCTAAGACATAGGTTTATACACTTCATAGTGGAAGCAAACAGGATTCGAACATAGAACTTACCAAGACATTATAGGCTAAACCCTGCAAGGGATCAGTGGAGTTCACTGCTACAGAACTAGGTAGCAGATTCCCAAGTAAGCCTAGAGAGAACACATGAAGAGTATGATTCATTGAAAACTATATAGACGACAGAGGCATTAGGCATACATACTTGCTCCAAGAGAATGGTTATTCCCAGTAAAAAGTAAGGTAACAGGACAAgttcttgttcttctgcaaGATTCATCAGGTAGGCCTAAGTCTGGGAGGAAACTAGCACGAACAGCGCGACTATCAGGACGCGGGACTTGTAGCAATGGAGGCCATCTTGGAGGACTAGAGATGGGACAAAATAATGCTTGATCCGAAGTCGAAAATTCTAAACCGCAAGTCTTGTTTACGCACTTTCCATTTTGATTGGTGACAGTACATTGACAACCACAACGATTTTCATCAGCGTTATTAAATTGTGTATCAACCAGGACTTGAATGATCACTAAAAGTACGCAGAGGTATAAAGGTATCATAATAAGCCGAACGTTGCTCCATATGTTCCGTTTCTACATCAATACATATGACACAGAGTTGACTTAGAACTATAGGAAACTGCTATAAAGGGAGAGTATAATTGGGattcagaaaaagaaaaggacaaCGTATACCTGATAGGTTAAGTTTTTCCTAAGCAAGGCATTGGCTCTCGTCAAGAAACTGGCAGTACCAGGATCCGCCATTGGTGAAGGAAGAAGACTTACCAAATCGTCTTCTCCTTGCCTGTTTCTTATATCTTACTCTTGTtcctcatttaataaaataggaTTGTGATTACTTTTgttaattctttttcttttggtcaaCGAAATCAAGAAAGTGACCATCGTGAAAACTTCAATGTAGGAAGCTGCCAAGTAGTGATCCCACGACCATTAGTATAGAAGATATGTAGATTAGTATAACTATAAGGACTACGTTGTAAATACTTAAACCTAGTCTCCTCTCttgtatgtgtatatatagtCTTCAAAGACTTAATAAGAACAATACTTTCCATAATCCTATATGCTATCAGAGCTCTTCTCCTAAAacctaatttttgtttttacgcTCTCAAACTTCCTAGCCGTCATGAGTTCCTCATCCAACACAACCGCAAATGAGGTGATCTCCCTCAACAACACCAACTCTGTTCTACACATCAACATGTCGAATGTATCCAAGCTCACCAACACCAACTACCTGATGTGGAGCTTGCAAGTCCATGCTTTGCTAGATGGTTATGCTCTCGCCAGTGACCTTGATGCTGTTCCTGACATACCTGCTGCAACAATCACCGATGGTGATACTATCAACCCAAATCCAGAGTTTGTTCGCTGGACAAGACAAGACAAGTTGATTTATAGCGCATTACATGGTGCTATAACAACTTCCATTCAACCGATGGTCTCTCGTACCACTACTGCATCTCAGATCTGGGAGAAGCTAGCTGATACGTATGCTAAACCCAGCCGTGGCCATATCAAACAACTCAAAGACCAACTTAAGATCAATACCAAAGGCAACAAATCCATTGATGAATACATTCAAGGCGTGATGACCAAGCTGGATCAACTTGCGATCCTTGGAAAGCCTTATGATCATGAGGATCAAGTTGAGATCATTCTCACTGGTCTTCCTGAAGGATACAAAACTGTGGTGGATCAGATCGAAGGAAAATACACTCCACCAAGCATCACTGAAGTTCATGAGAGACTACTCAATCACGAGGCCAAGTTGCTTGCGTCTAAAGATATCACTTCCACGGTGATACCAACATCAACAACACTCTCAACTCCTACTCGCAATCTAGCATTATATTATGTGTACCAAATATAGATAAGAATCTTATCTCGGTATATAGATTGTGTAATACTAATGGAGTCTCAGTTGAATTCTTTCCTGCATCatttcaggtgaaggatctcagcACGGGGCTCCCATTACTCGAAGACAAGACTAGAAATCAGCTCTATGAATGGCCTGTTTCACTCCCTAGAGCAGCGGCCATGATCACTTCATCCAATCCAAAAACATCTCTATTCTCTTGGCATTCTAGACTTGGCCACCCttctttatctattttaaaCACTCTTGTTTCTCAGTTTTCTCTTCCTATTACTTCTTCAAATAAATAGTTATCTTGTTCTGAATGCATGATTAATAAAAGCCACCGTTTACCATCCACAAATTCTTCTATCTCTTCTTCTGGCCCACTTGAATACATTTTTTTCAGATGTGTGGTCTTCACCCATAATCTCTATTGAAAACTTCAAATGTTATCTTGTTCTTGTTGATCACT contains these protein-coding regions:
- the LOC111207083 gene encoding ABC transporter A family member 7-like produces the protein MADPGTASFLTRANALLRKNLTYQKRNIWSNVRLIMIPLYLCVLLVIIQVLVDTQFNNADENRCGCQCTVTNQNGKCVNKTCGLEFSTSDQALFCPISSPPRWPPLLQVPRPDSRAVRASFLPDLGLPDESCRRTRTCPVTLLFTGNNHSLGASLLGNLLPSSVAVNSTDPLQGLAYNVLGTEIEAGDTNYLDPGISLNLTIYNIQSRCISNAAFSFSFGEEPLKFKKELKCAQGLNLWRNNSREVNDMIFKGYRKGNSQGKTNEIAAAYDLLNTDRNNFNVHIYYNSTYKENSRNTPTTLLRLPRSVNMVSNAFLQLLQGPGTKMLFEYVKEVPKVETRLRLDIASLIGPLFFTWVILLLFPVILSSLVYEKQERLRIIMKMHGLGDGPYWMISYAYFLAMSTLYVICLMIYGSAIGLKFFRLNDYSIQFTFYFLYVNLQIALCFLVSSIFSKVKTLTVASYIYVFLSGLVGEFLLEFLIEDPSFSRGWIIVLELFPAFSLYRGLYEFGEFSFQGNLRGADGMKWKDFSDSAMDHVFLIIIVEWFLALTAAYYIDKMSSSGKGPLFFLKSPINKSPSLRRPSLQRQGSKVVVEMEKTDVTQEIEKVEQLMLEPSTSHAIVCDNLKKVYPGRDGNPPKLTVSGLSLAVPSGECFGMLGPNGAGKTSFINMMTGLLKPTSGTGLVRGLDICNDMDRVYTSMGVCPQHDLLWETLTGREHLLFYGRLKNLKGSDLIQAVEESLKSVNLFHGGVADKPAGKYSGGMKRRLSVAISLIGNPKVVYMDEPSTGLDPASRKNLWTVIKRAKQNTAIILTTHSMEEAEFLCDRLGIFVDGSLQCIGNPKELKGRYGGSYVFTMTTSSEHEGNVERLIQDVSPNAKKIYHIAGTQKFELPKEEVRISEVFQAVEKAKSNFTVFAWGLADTTLEDVFIKVARTGQAFNVFS